Part of the Candidatus Eisenbacteria bacterium genome is shown below.
GGCTTCTCCCCCCCGACGTCGGGCTCCTCTTCGAGGACAACCATCTCCTCGCGCTCTCCAAGCCCGCCGGGCTTCTCACGCAGCCGAGCGGGACGGCGCGGCCGAGCCTCGAGGCCGTCGCCCGGGCGTACGTGCGCGAGACGAAGGGGAAGACGGGGAAGGTCTTCCTACACGCGGTTCACCGGCTCGATCGCGAGGCGAGCGGGGTCGTCCTCTTCGCGCGGACGAGCAAGGCGCTCGCTCGCATGGCCGAGGAGATCCGCGCGCGCCGCGTTCGGAAGACGTACCGCGCGATCGTGGAGGGAAAGCCGCCCCGTGCGAGCGATACTTTATATGGATATATTCGCCATCGAAGCCATCGCGCGGAGACGGCGGAGCGCGAAGAGGCGGGGGCGAAGAAGGCGGTGCTCGCGTATCGCGAGGTCGGAAGCGCGGGCGGACTTCATCTTCTCGAGATCGATTTGGGGACCGGACGCTATCATCAGATCCGCGCGCAGCTCGCGCGGGAGGGGATGCCGATCCTCGGCGACCGGCGTTACGGGAGCCGCGCCGCGTTCCCGGGGGACGGGATCGCGCTCCATCACGCGGCGATGGAGTTCCGTCATCCGGTGAGCCGCGAGACGATCCGCATCGAGGCCCCGCCTCCGCCCGCGTGGCCGCTCGCGTGAGAACGATCAGGTTCCGTCGAAGCTGCGGCTTCCGAGCATCGTGCGCGCCCAGAGAGGGCGCTGGGAGCGGGTATAGACGCGCGGGACGCGCCGACCGATCGCGAGCGTGACCTCGTACGCGAGGCGATCGGTTCGCTCGGCGAGCTCGGCGACCGAGATCTCCTCCTCCCCCATCCGTCCGATGAGCACGACCTCGTCCCCCGCCTCGACCTCGGGGACCTTTTGGCAGTCGACCATGAACGCATCCATCGTGATCTGCCCGACGATCGGAACGCGCCGCTCGCGGATGATCACCTCGCCCCCGTTCGAAAGACGCCGGTTGTAGCCGTGGCCGTACCCGACGGGGACGGTGGCGATCGTCGTCGGCCCCGGAACGCGGTAGGTGAGGCCGTAGCTGATCGTCTCGCCCCCCTCGCATTTCCGCGCCTGGACCACGCGCGACTTTAATGCGACCGCGGAGCGGATCGAGATCCCCGGCGGCACCTTTTCCGGATCGATGAACCCGTAGAGCAGAATCCCCGGACGAACCGCGTCGAGGTACGTTCCTTCGAGCCCCCAGCAGAGACAGGCGGAGTTCGCCGCATGGACGAGCGGCGGCTCGATCCCTTCGGCTCGAAGGGCGGCGATCAGCCGGTCGAACGAGCGGATCTGCTCGAGCGAACACGCGATCTGATCCTTCGATGTCGCAGGGAAGTGCGTGTAGATGCCGGCGAGTTCGATCCCGTCGATTGCGGCGAGCTCCGCGAGGAAGCGGACCGCTTCCCGGACGAAGATCCCCCAGCGCCCCATGCCGGTGTCGATCTCGACCTGATAGCGCCCGACCACGCCCCTCTTTCGGCACGCCTCGGCATACTCGCGAGCCGATCCGATATGAATGATCGATGGCTCAATTTCATAGCGAGCGACCCGCTCCGCCTCTCCGGCCATCGGCGGGTTGAACATGAGGATGGGGAGATCGACGCCGGCCTCGCGGAGCTCGACCGCTTCATCCAGCGTGGCCACCGCGAGCCGCTCGACGCCGCTTCGGGCCGCCTCGTGAGCGACGGCGATCGCCCCGAGCCCGTAGCCGTCAGCCTTGACGACGAGGATGATCCCGCGTTTCGGGCCGATCAGCTTGCGGATCTCTCGGCTGTTGTGGGCGATCGCGTCGAGGTCGACCTCGGCCCAAACGGGATACCGGTCCACGACTACCTCCCGCACAGATCCTAGCCTAGGCTACCACACGCTCTCCCCGCCCGCCATCGGTGGATCACGGCGTCGTCGGAGCGACGACCTCGACCCGCTCCGGGGACGTCCCCACGCGTGGGTGATCGCGGCAGGAAGAGGCGGATCACAAACTCGGTACCTGATACCCTATTTCGAGACAAACCTGGGCGCGTGAGACCCGCCGTTCACCAACGTCACCACAGCGGGTGGCGGCCACGGGCGCCCGCGACGCGCGCAGCGAAAGCGAGCACGGCAGCGGGCGGATGGCCGACAGGACCCGCCGTCCGACGACGGAAGACGCAACTATGGCGGGTGGCGGCGCACCGGC
Proteins encoded:
- a CDS encoding RNA pseudouridine synthase; this translates as MANRLLPPDVGLLFEDNHLLALSKPAGLLTQPSGTARPSLEAVARAYVRETKGKTGKVFLHAVHRLDREASGVVLFARTSKALARMAEEIRARRVRKTYRAIVEGKPPRASDTLYGYIRHRSHRAETAEREEAGAKKAVLAYREVGSAGGLHLLEIDLGTGRYHQIRAQLAREGMPILGDRRYGSRAAFPGDGIALHHAAMEFRHPVSRETIRIEAPPPPAWPLA
- the alr gene encoding alanine racemase, which translates into the protein MDRYPVWAEVDLDAIAHNSREIRKLIGPKRGIILVVKADGYGLGAIAVAHEAARSGVERLAVATLDEAVELREAGVDLPILMFNPPMAGEAERVARYEIEPSIIHIGSAREYAEACRKRGVVGRYQVEIDTGMGRWGIFVREAVRFLAELAAIDGIELAGIYTHFPATSKDQIACSLEQIRSFDRLIAALRAEGIEPPLVHAANSACLCWGLEGTYLDAVRPGILLYGFIDPEKVPPGISIRSAVALKSRVVQARKCEGGETISYGLTYRVPGPTTIATVPVGYGHGYNRRLSNGGEVIIRERRVPIVGQITMDAFMVDCQKVPEVEAGDEVVLIGRMGEEEISVAELAERTDRLAYEVTLAIGRRVPRVYTRSQRPLWARTMLGSRSFDGT